A stretch of the Papaver somniferum cultivar HN1 chromosome 6, ASM357369v1, whole genome shotgun sequence genome encodes the following:
- the LOC113286195 gene encoding uncharacterized protein LOC113286195, which yields MFTFSFLCSCKHTMNNRRISCCRWDFMAQAILPYCQALEKFAPHIQQFSMETKGKGVSIDGVPLHFEAGEIDFGEPDSNGQHSFYQLIHQYCKTMAHHSSWCTHNPMVADMSSKCDYLQGWLLSNKKLYLFEHVGNEC from the exons ATGTTTACTTTTAGTTTCCTTTGTTCTTGCAAACATACGATGAACAACCGTAGAATTTCATGTTGCAGATGGGATTTTATGGCTCAA GCTATCTTGCCATACTGTCAAGCACTAGAGAAGTTCGCTCCTCATATCCAACAG TTTAGCATGGAGACCAAAGGGAAGGGTGTATCAATTGATGGTGTTCCTCTTCATTTCGAGGCAGGCGAAATTGATTTTGGTGAGCCAGATTCGAACGGCCAACACAGCTTTTACCAGCTAATTCACCAG TACTGTAAAACGATGGCTCACCACAGCTCCTGGTGCACCCACAACCCAATG GTTGCAGATATGAGCAGTAAGTGCGACTATTTACAAGGCTGGTTATTAAGCAACAAGAAGTTATACTTGTTTGAGCATGTAGGTAATGAGTGTTGA